Genomic segment of Ignavibacteria bacterium:
CAAGACAAGTTTCGCCTAGTTGCTTATGAAGCAGTGCTACGGCGCGTCTCTCTGAATCGTGGCCGTGTTTTATTAACCACTACGCCATATAATCTTGGCTGGCTGAAAAAACGGTTATACGATAAGTGGGTTAAAGGCGACCCGGACGTTGACGTAATTCAGTTTTCTTCAACGCTCAATCCAGCGTTCTCGCAAGAAGAGTATGAATGGGCGAAGAAAAACCTTCCAGAGTGGCGTTTCCATCTCTTCTATGACGGCATGTTTGCTAAACCTGCCGGGTTAATTTACTCTGACTTTATCAACCTACCGCGTGAAGACGGCGGGCATGTGATTGAACCCATCCAAGCCTTGCCCTGGGGTTTAGAACGTTATGGCGGTATTGATTTTGGCGCGACTAATCAGGTAGCACTCTGGATTGCTTATAATCCCGCTGTCGATGAATATTACGCCTACCGTGATTTAGAGTGTGGTAACTCCACTTCAGCGGAGGCAGCTAATCGCGTTTCCCGTGCTGATGAACATTATAATTTTACCATGTGGTTTGGGGGAGCACCTGGGGAAACACAGCAACGCGCTGACTGGAATGATAATGGCGTTCCGGTTGACGAATTGCCATTTTCTGACGTAGAGGCTGGCATTGATCGCGTTACCGGCCTGTTTAGAAATGACAAACTCTACATTTGCAGCAATCTGTCCGGCCTGATTGAAGAACTGGGCGATTACCGCCGCGACACGGACGATTCCGGTGATACTACGGATGATATTTTGAATAAGAAGCGTTATCATCACTTAGATGCACTGCGATACGCAGTTGTTGGCGCAACAGGCGGTAATTGGATGGAGCCTGCTGGAACCGGAGTGGCGCAGATGTTCGGCTTCTCCAGAAGGAGAATGGCATGATACCTTTTAATCGCATTACTAGTGCGGTGTCTGCCGCGTTAAGTAGTTTTCGTCAAGCATGGCTCGACCAAGGCACTTTATCGACACGTCACTTTCAAAAACGCGTTAATTACTATGATCGTTTGTGGGAATACTACAGCAATAACGCGTTTGAAAACCTGGATGTGTGGTCTGAATATAAACGGCAGCACGGATTGTATCGCTATATTCGGCAAATTTACAACCCGACTGCTCGTTTAGTGGAGTTTTACACCACTTTATACCCTGGCGTATTAACGACTGACGCGAAACGTGTTCCTGACGGCACCCCATTAGCAATTCCTCTGGCGCGAGATACTAGTCCTGAATTGCGTTCCGCCATTGGTTCGTTTTGGGAAATGAGCAACTGGCAGGAACAAATGCACGTTATGCTGCGCTATGCGGCTGCGCTTGGCAATGTTTTGGTAAAAATCAATGACGAAGTAGATCGCGGGCGTGTTTCAGCACAGGTAGTTTGGCCTGGGCTAATTAGTGATATTGAATTGGATACCGCCGGTAACGTTCAACGTTATGTGCTTGAATACGATATTGAAGATGAAGACGGAGGAATCAAACTATATCGTGAAGAAGTAGATAAAGAAAAGGTTTCCATCACGCTCGATGATAAACCGTACAATGCGAATGGCATGGGGTCAACTTACGCTAACCCATACGGGTTTGTTCCGGCTTGTTGGCTGCGCTTTAACAACCTTGGCAGCGTCTACGGCGCTCCGGTTACTTGGCACTCGATTGGCAAGATTGACGAATTAAACAACCTTGCCAGTCAAACTCACGACCAGATCAATAAGATGCTGGAATCCCCCATCATGGTGAAGGGCGGGAAAAACGTCCGCACTTTGCAGGATTTGATCGGAAGCCGTAAGACGCAACCAACTGCCGACGACCCGGATCCCTATTCCAGCCGTGACAGTTTGGATATTTTGTATGGCCCGCCGGATGCCGGTCTGGAAACCCTCTCCTTTGATGTCAGTCAAGCAATGGAGGCGATTGAGGGAGTTATAAAAGAGTTAGAGAATGATTTCCCTGAGCTTTCGGTGTTCAACGTCTTGCGTCAAATGACTCAGACTACCGGGCCTGCAGTAGAAAAGCTGTCTTCTGATGTGAAATCGCGCTTCACTCGCACCGCTGCCGCCGCAGACCGGCAAACAGTCAAACTGATTCAAATGGGCCTCGCCATTGGGGGGTGGCGGGCGAATACCGGGGCCTGGACGGATCTCACCAGAAAGCAAGAAGTCTTTAAGCCTTTCAGCTTAGATAGCTATAAGGCTGGCGATCTGGACTTTGACATTGACATGCGCCCGCTGCTGCCTGATGCGAAAGGTGAAGTCTATACCGTTGAGGCTTCGCGCTGGACGGCGTTCCAACAAGCCCTTAATGCTGGTGCGCCGCTTGAGTTCTTGTTGCGTGATGACGGCTGGGATGAAACTCGCATTACTGAATTTATTAAAGATTGCGATGGCCCAGTTGCAAAAAAGTTGCAAGAGATAAAAGACTCAGCAATGGCGAAACAAACTGAGTTGCAAAAGAGTCTAAATAGTAGTAAAGATTCTACGAGTAATCAGACTGACCGTAGCAGTCAAAACTAACCTTCAATCGAGTCGTTCACGTTAAGAACCGTGGAGGAAAATATGCCGCCGATTAAAAACGATCCAGAAAATCCTGCTCTCGACAAAGATGAAGAAATTGTCGATACAAACAAAGTTGATGTTCAGGATGATACTACTTCAGACAATGAAGATCCTGTCGAAAACACTGACAAAGACACTCCTGGTGTCAAGAAGCGCATTGATAAACTTGTTGAAGAACGCAACAAGTTGCGCCAGATGCTAGAGGAGCGAGAGCAGAAGGATCGAGAAGCTGAAGAGAAGCGCCAACGTGAAAATGGCGAGTTTGAACAACTTGCCAAGACATATAAGGCGCGGCTGGAAGAATTAGAGCCGAAACTGAAACAGGCTGAAGAGGTAAGCGAAAAATTCCGTGAAAAGGAACGGGAGCGTCTGATGAAAAAGATCGCCCGCCTGCCGGAAGGCATTCGCGCCCTGGCTCCTGATTTGGAAAGCACCGATCTCTTTAAGCTCAGTGAGTGGGCTGACAAAGCCTCGGAAACCGCGAAAACGGAAAGCGAAAAGCCGGGATTAGGGAAATCCCCTGATCCGGTTGGCGAAGCCGGTTCCGGTAAGCGAAAAGAAGAGGCAATGAAAGCGCAAAAAAGCATGTATCGTTTGTAGAAAAGGATAATCCAAAATGGCCGATATTTCTTTAACGACCGCCACGGTTTTTCGTATCGTGGAGAGCTTGCGGCAGTTTTCTGCCGTGGCTGGTGAGGATCTCGCTGCTGGTGACATCGTGCGCATCGTTGCCGCCGACGCTGGGGCTGGGTGCGTTGTCAAAGCGGATGCTTCCGCTGCCGGAACCGCAGACGCCAAGGGCATTGTTTTGAAGAAAGCATCCTCTGGCATGGCGGTAACCGTCTTGTGTGAAGGCATTGTTGATGGTTACGATTTGACTGGGCAAGGCTATGGTGTGTTGCTGTATCTGTCTGATACCGCTGGCGCTTTTGGCGATGCCGCAGGCACCACGAGTGTCAAGATTGGCTACGTGATGCCGGTGCCGAACAGTATCCCCGGTCAGGCGTTTGACAAGATGGTTTATGTCAACTTCACCCTCTAAGATTTGGAGATAAACAGTGCCTATTTTATATGGTTTCAACGACCTGCGCCATTTGTTTAGTCAGCGCGTGACTGAAGCTGGCGTAGAAATTATCGGCAAGGCTATCGACGCCTCGGTTGCCGTGCATAATCAGGCGGTAACCGCGCTTTTTGACACCCTGGTGGAGCGTACGACTGAGTTTAAGACCGTTTACAAGACTAGCTCGCTCGCTTCGCTGCAGCCCTTAGATGAATTTGGACGTGCGCGGCCTATCGTGGTTGGGGGCAGCTATGAATTAGGCTACCCGATCCAGTCCGCCGGTATTGCCTGGGCGCGAACGCGCAAGGCGGCAGTAAAAATGACGGTGGAAGAGGTTAATGACCTGCTGGTAACGCTGTTTGACGCGGATGTGCGTTGGCTGCGCACGCAGATGCTCACCGCCTTGTTCCGCGCCGCCGACTGGAGTTTTGCCGACGAGGAACACGGCACGCTAACCGTAAAACCGCTTGCGAATAATGATACCGTGGTTTACATGAAGCGCAACGACACGGAATACGGTAGCACCGACAATCACCTGTTGGCGCAGGCGACTTTCGCGGAGGCGAACCCGTATCTCTCTCTGGCGAATACGCTGCGTGAACACCCGGACAACGAAGGCCAAGTAGTGACCCTGATTGCCGAGGATTTGCAGGATGAAACCGAAGCGTTGACCTCCTTCATGGAAGCTCCTGACCCGAATATCACGCCCGGCAACGCGGACGCGACCTTGAATAGCGATGGCCCGAACTCCATCGTTCCCGGCGAAAAGTTGGGCTACGACAAGAGTTCGCGTTCCTGGATCCGCACCTGGGATATTCTGCCTTCTGGTTATATGATCTCCTATATGACCAATGGCGTGAAGCCACTGCGCATGCGCGAAGACCCGGATTTTCCTGGCTTCGCCGCTATCGCCGAGCGCGAAGACCATCCGTATTGGGAGCGCCAGTATGAGCGCACTGCCGGTTTCGGCGCATACAACCGCACTGGCGCGGCAGTAATGCGTATTGGCAATGCAAATTACGCTGCTCCGACCGGATATGCCACTCCGCATATCTAATGTTCTAACTGAGCGCCCTACGTCATTGTAGGGCGCTCTGGAGGTTTTATGGCAAGTATCGCTGCGCTTGAGCGCATGAACAAAGAATGTCTCGATGGTTTGGTTGAAATTACTGCCAGGATTGCTGACAAATTTGGTGTCGAACCTTATCAAAACATTGGACGTATTACCCCTCAGTTTCGCACATTACGTACTTTAGAGAGTGTAAAAAGGACACTTGATCTTGTTTACGAAAAGTGTGATAATAAGGTCGAGGAAAAAGCTGAAACGGTTGCAGTAAAAACGAAACCAGGCAAGGATAACCCATTCAAGCGGAGTAAGTAATGGCATATACAAGAATATCAGCAGTTAGTTTTATTGCTGGCGAATATGCAGCGTTGATTAACGAAACCAAGCTATCTCCCGACCTTACCGGCCTTAGTAGCATCATTGATAACGCCTTTTTAGCATACAAGCCAGCCAATTACGAAACCTTGAGCACCATGGAGGTGCTCAGTGCCGATGTTCCTGGTGTGCAAGCCCTGCTGAAATTCTACGCGCTGAATAAATTCGCCTCGATTTTAGCGACACGCGTTGACCTCTATACGGACACCCCAAGTCCAGACGCGAAACGTAGTCAGGCTTTCAAAAACGTAATGCAACTCCTCCAAATGGCGAAAGCAGAAGCTATCGGCTACGGCTATCTTTCCGAATTAGCCGATGAAGATTCCGGTTCGTTTCAACGCATCGTTTACAATACAGATAAAGTTGAACCACGAACGGATAGCGAATATGCCTAGGGATAGAGTAGTAATCCTCATTGCTTCAGACCGCGATGATTTGCGTCGAGTAATGAACACGGTTCGTAAGTCAATCCAGGATTTAAGGCCAGTATTTACCGATCATATTAGGCCCTACATGGTGGACAATATGATCAGTGCGTTTGATAGCGAGTCTGCACCGGAAGGCGGGCCATGGGCACCGCTAAATAAAAGCTACGAAGCGAGACGGGTACGTGAGGGCACCGGAACCACCAAGCTACGGCGTTGGTGGGATATGTTCGTGAGCCTTACTTCTGAATCCCATCCTGAAAATATTACGGACATCCACAAGCAAGGAATGACGATTGGCAGTCAGGATTCTACCGCCGCTTGGAATAACTTTGGTTTGCCAAACCGCCGCACCCCTTTACCACAGCGCCAGTTCGCTGATATTACCGACGCAAACGTTGACGCCATTGGCGATATGATTTTTGACCATGTGATTGAGGCTATTTGATGGCTAACTCTCTTTCAATGATTTGGGATAACCTGTATGGGATTATCAAAGACGACGCGGTGTTTGCCAATACTGCTGTTTCGCAGGATGTGTTTGATTCGATCCCGGAAGAGGTGGATGCGGCAGAAGCATCCTTTCCACGAGTAAGCGTTTTTTATCTGCAAGGCACTAAAATTCAGGAAGTGCGGCCAGCAGTCGCCAGTAATGGAGATCGGGAGTGGACAACGATTTTTGTGTCCGTGGTCGCTAAAGATGATACTGGCCCTGTCGCTTCGGCAAAATCCTGTTTGGATCTGGTGGATGTGATTAAGGCTATCGTCAAAAGCAATCGGGGCTTGCTTTACAAGGGCACTCCGGCTGCAGAGACTGTCCGAGTCGATTCGGTGAGCTTTAAGACGCGCAAGGATTTATCGGAACAGTCTTGGTATAGTTTAGCTGCGATTCGGATTGAAGTAGTAAATAGGAGAGATTAAATTGGCATATTATAAATTACGTGGCGAATACCCTGCCGATACCGCGCTACTGCCGGACGGCAATGTAGCAAACAAAAAGTCTCCGGTCGATATTACCGATACACGTATTTTGCAGGAGATCGAAGAGGGCAGGCGACCATATCTCTATCAATGTAAAGAGAGTGAGTATGGTCAGATTGATCCCGAACCGGATTGCGTGACCTGCGGCTCGAACTAAGGAGATAGAAAATGGCTCGAACAACTGTTCCGGTTGAGAAAATATTGGAGGTGCATCCTACCTGGGTGGCCGAGGCAACTCCGGGTGTGCCTGTTGCTGGTGGAGTAAGCACCGACCGGATGAGTCGCGGGCGCGTTTACATGCACGCCAACGTGCAAACCCAACGCCATGTAGGAGGGATCACTGACCGGCGTGGCGGGATTATCCGCGCTGGCATCGACTCCCTCGAATTAGAGATGCAGGGCATTGATTTTATCGTCAACGCCCTACGCAAAACTGGCTCCGCCTGGGCACCGGACGGCAAGTGCCCATCTATGACTATGACTGCCGGTAGCAGCAAGGAAGGCTTAAAGCTCTGGGGATGTGTGATTGATAGCCTGGATCTGGAGCAGGAATATACCGAAGATTCCGAAGTGCTCAAGGGCACATTTAGCATCCTTGCTCTTGGCGGGCAGATTGTGAATAATCTCACGAATACTGCCCTGAACGATCCGGTCTTGCGCGGTTGGCAGTCGGTAGCGGCATTAACTGGGCCGACGGTTCCCACTGGCGGTTTTCGGATTCGCAGTTGGAAGATTGGCCTGAAGAACAACCATAAATACATGACCTATGGCGATAAGATTGCTAACACCACGCCGCGCACTGGCTCCAGCATTCGTGAAGCCTACGAACTGAAACCGGGCGAGGAAGAGGTTACCTTTGAGGGCACCTGTGAAGTGCCGATGGATTGGGCTGCGGCGAACAGTAGCGATTTTGCTGCCGCGTGTTTCCAGCCCGGTTCTGTTGGGGCAACGATTACTTACACCAACTGCGGCGATACAGGCAATCCGTTCATTGCTACCTTGAGCAATATGTCGGTAGACAACGACTTCGGCTTTGAGTATGAGTGTGACGCTACCAATGGCGCAAGCGAGCCGGTGCATGTGTTTAGTTTCAAGACCAGCAAGACAAATCCTTATCTGCAAAGTTTGGCATTTAGCGAACAAACTGGGGTTTAACGAAAGGTTGGATAATGCGGATTTCTCCGTTTCTGAAAAAAGTCACGATTGATGATGCGACGTTCTATCTGAAAATTAGCTATGGCGCAAAAGTAGCGTACGCCAAGTTACTG
This window contains:
- a CDS encoding DUF1682 domain-containing protein, which translates into the protein MPPIKNDPENPALDKDEEIVDTNKVDVQDDTTSDNEDPVENTDKDTPGVKKRIDKLVEERNKLRQMLEEREQKDREAEEKRQRENGEFEQLAKTYKARLEELEPKLKQAEEVSEKFREKERERLMKKIARLPEGIRALAPDLESTDLFKLSEWADKASETAKTESEKPGLGKSPDPVGEAGSGKRKEEAMKAQKSMYRL
- a CDS encoding terminase — encoded protein: MATKQLWTIQDGKLVANLHPGQAKAWNSDKRFILILAGSQGGKTSFGPLWLHREIGIRGPGDYLCVTASFPLLELKMLPEFRRLFEYTLHLGEWKEAKHAFIFSKEGCIKTFGHVPDVETRVIFASAVNPDSLESATAKAAWLDEAGQDKFRLVAYEAVLRRVSLNRGRVLLTTTPYNLGWLKKRLYDKWVKGDPDVDVIQFSSTLNPAFSQEEYEWAKKNLPEWRFHLFYDGMFAKPAGLIYSDFINLPREDGGHVIEPIQALPWGLERYGGIDFGATNQVALWIAYNPAVDEYYAYRDLECGNSTSAEAANRVSRADEHYNFTMWFGGAPGETQQRADWNDNGVPVDELPFSDVEAGIDRVTGLFRNDKLYICSNLSGLIEELGDYRRDTDDSGDTTDDILNKKRYHHLDALRYAVVGATGGNWMEPAGTGVAQMFGFSRRRMA